The stretch of DNA GTACGGCTGACCGTGGGCGAGGCCTTCGACGTGGTGGCCGAGCGACGCCAGACAAAGTACAAGAAGATAGCGGAGAACGTGATAGAGACATCCTGGGAGCTTGTCGTCAAAAACCGCAAGAAGGACGAGCCTGCGACCGTGTCGTTCATGGAGAGGGTCTACGGTACCTGGGAGGTGCTCTCATCCTCGCAGGAATACGAGAAGACGGACGCGTTCGGACTTCGCTTTGATATAACAGCGGAGCCGGGCGAGGAGAAGGTCGTCACTTACACCCTGCGCAACCGGTTTTAAATAAACTCGTGCGAGGCTGTTGCACAACCCCTGTGCAGCAGCCTCTTGAACCATTCGTTGTAACTGTAAGGGAGGCTCTGATTCAGCGTTTTGAGTATCTGATAGAGTCCTCGTGGAAAACATGTAAGAGGCTTCTTGTGCAGACGGAGGGGTACGACAGAGAAGTAGGCCCAAAGAGTCTTTTCCGGCTTGCAGGAAGTCTCGGCATGCTTGATGCGGAAACCTGGATAACTTTCTGGGACGCCCGCCTCGGCACTTCACACGACTACAGCGAGGAGAAAAGCGCCATGTTGCTCTCCCATGCGGAAAATCTGGAGGAGCAGGCGACTCTTCTTCTTGACGCTATGCGTCTTAAAGGGGCGTCGAACTCAGGGGGCAGAGAATGAAGGATTGCCTGGACATTAAAGAAAAACACCTGGCGACGTTGCTGCAAATCCTGAATGAGCATGTGCCAGAGCGGGAGGTATGGGCCTTTGGCTCCCGGGTCTCGGGGCACGCCCATCGGGGCTCTGATCTTGATCTGGTTCTTGTTGGAGCGGAGCCTGTCCCGATAGAGAGGCTCGGCGCTCTCCTGGACGCTCTTGAGGAGTCCTCACTGCCCTTTTTTGTCGATGTGTTGGACTGGCGTGGGATTCCGGCCTCCTTCAGGGAGAATATTAAAAAAGAGAGGATTCTTCTTAAGAAGCCAACCTGAGAGAATGTCTCTTCCGTTGAGTCCTGCTGAGTCCTGCCTATTTCTCAAATCGCTTAAGCATGGCGCTGTAGAAGCCCTCTAAATCTTTAAGCCTGTGAACCAGGATGGATTTCAATATTTCGATGTCCAGCGCCTCGTAGTCATGCACGGCGATATTTCTGAAGCCCGTCATTTTTCTCATCTTCTCCGTTAGCTGATCATCAATAACTCCGGCCTGTTGCAGCAGGGTGAAGTTTCCGGCGGCGGTCTCGGGAATGCCCAGGTGCTCCGAGGCTGCCCCGTGAGCGGCCATGTCGATGGCGGCCTGAACCGCCCGCTGGAGGTTGAGGACAAAAATGTCCTGCTTGTCTATGTCCTCAAGGCTCTCAGGATCAAAGCCGGTGACCTCGGCTATCCGCGCCAGGCATCTCTGGATTGTCGCCGCTTTCAACAGAATCACATCCCGGTCAGCCATAGATTCTCCTCCTCAGCACAGCCTCTTCCAGAGGGGCGATTATTCGCTTGAAATCATGGTATTCGTTGACGGTCCTGACGAAAAACTCCTCGTAATCTCTCTTTGTTCCAAGTATTTGAATTCCCGTTTTAAGAACCTGCATCTTTATTATGGAGCCCGCGCTGTTCAGGGAGATCAGGTCGGCATCCCGCCTCAGATGCTCTTCCAAGCTGGTGCGCAGGTCCACTAGTTCTAGGGAAGAAGGGGGCGAAGCAAAAAGAACCGCCACGTCCGCATCGCTGTCGGGACGGGCAGTCCCACTGGCCATGGAGCCGAAGAGGAAGGCTAGGCGGACGTTATCGTCCCCCTCGAAGAAGGCTTTAATCGCCTCTTTCACAGCGTCTTGCAAAGTTCTCCCTCCTTTAACCTGTTATGTCCGTAATTATACACGAGCGGAAACGCCCCGCAGGCTGAAGGCCTGCGCACGTCACGAGCTTAATCCCCTATTCCCTGCCAGTTGCATGCTAGAATGTTGAATATGGAGCGGCGAGTAAAAGATAAACGCTTTAACGGCGCTGTCCGTTCTGTTGGAAGGAGGAGCTTGAAATGACAAAGAGCGCGCTTGTGCTGCTTGAGGAGGAGAGGCGTTGAGCGAAAGGGGCGGGAAGTCCCTGATCGCCTTGCCTTCAGGAGCGGCGGG from Synergistaceae bacterium encodes:
- a CDS encoding DUF86 domain-containing protein, giving the protein MADRDVILLKAATIQRCLARIAEVTGFDPESLEDIDKQDIFVLNLQRAVQAAIDMAAHGAASEHLGIPETAAGNFTLLQQAGVIDDQLTEKMRKMTGFRNIAVHDYEALDIEILKSILVHRLKDLEGFYSAMLKRFEK
- a CDS encoding nucleotidyltransferase domain-containing protein, whose protein sequence is MKDCLDIKEKHLATLLQILNEHVPEREVWAFGSRVSGHAHRGSDLDLVLVGAEPVPIERLGALLDALEESSLPFFVDVLDWRGIPASFRENIKKERILLKKPT
- a CDS encoding nucleotidyltransferase domain-containing protein; translation: MQDAVKEAIKAFFEGDDNVRLAFLFGSMASGTARPDSDADVAVLFASPPSSLELVDLRTSLEEHLRRDADLISLNSAGSIIKMQVLKTGIQILGTKRDYEEFFVRTVNEYHDFKRIIAPLEEAVLRRRIYG